A single genomic interval of Aliiroseovarius sediminilitoris harbors:
- a CDS encoding ureidoglycolate lyase: MSRALTPQPLTAAAFAPFGDVIEVSGAPDKLINQGMCGRHHDLARMDFADGRAGISLFDAKARQFPHVVDMVERHPEGSQAFIPVSGVPMLVIVAEDQNGVPVNLKAFVSQPGQSINLLRGVWHGVLAPIEKPGQFIVVDRIGDGPNLDEHWFDDPYIVQSVK, encoded by the coding sequence GTGAGCCGGGCACTGACCCCGCAGCCCCTGACCGCGGCCGCCTTCGCGCCGTTCGGTGACGTGATCGAGGTCTCGGGCGCACCCGACAAGCTGATCAATCAAGGCATGTGCGGGCGTCACCATGACCTTGCGCGCATGGATTTTGCCGACGGGCGTGCCGGGATCAGCCTGTTTGACGCCAAGGCGCGGCAGTTTCCCCATGTGGTCGACATGGTCGAACGTCACCCGGAGGGAAGTCAGGCGTTCATTCCGGTGTCCGGCGTGCCGATGCTGGTCATCGTGGCCGAAGATCAGAACGGGGTGCCGGTGAACCTCAAGGCCTTCGTGTCGCAACCGGGCCAATCCATCAATCTTTTGCGGGGTGTTTGGCACGGCGTGCTCGCCCCCATCGAAAAACCGGGACAGTTTATCGTCGTTGATCGTATCGGCGATGGACCCAACCTGGACGAACACTGGTTCGACGATCCTTACATCGTTCAATCAGTGAAATAA
- the puuE gene encoding allantoinase PuuE, whose amino-acid sequence MKRYTRDMRGYGPTPPHPQWPGNAKVAVQFVLNYEEGAENCVLHGDDASEAFLSDIPGAAPWPGKRHWNMESMYEYGARAGFWRLHRLFTGADIPLTIYGVARALSRSPEQLQAMKDAGWEIASHGLKWIEHKDMPEDAERASIAEAIRLHTEVVGERPRGWYTGRCSENTVRLAAEEGGFAYVSDTYDDDLPYWLEVGDCDQLIIPYTLEANDMRFATAPGWVTGNDFGRYLTDAFDTLYAEGDAGRPAMMTIGLHCRLVGRPGKIAGLKRFIDHIQAHDGVWTPRRIDIAEHWAKTHPPKRFERPSQMDKARFVSLYGSIFEHSPWIAERAYDLELGPAHDSAAGVHNALCRAFRTASEDERLGVLTAHPDLAGKLAAAGELTAESTSEQAGAGLDYLTDEERETFTKLNTTYVDKHGFPFIIAVRDHDKASILANFHTRIDNDRDTEFAEACRQVERIAQFRLRDLLP is encoded by the coding sequence TTGAAACGCTACACTCGTGACATGCGCGGCTACGGCCCGACGCCACCCCACCCGCAATGGCCGGGCAACGCCAAGGTCGCGGTTCAGTTTGTGTTAAACTATGAAGAGGGCGCGGAAAACTGCGTGCTGCATGGGGATGACGCGTCCGAGGCGTTTTTGTCCGACATTCCCGGCGCCGCCCCCTGGCCCGGCAAACGCCACTGGAACATGGAAAGCATGTATGAATACGGCGCGCGCGCCGGGTTCTGGCGTCTGCATCGTCTGTTCACCGGCGCGGATATTCCGCTGACGATCTATGGCGTCGCTCGCGCCCTGTCGCGCAGCCCCGAACAGCTTCAGGCGATGAAGGATGCAGGCTGGGAGATTGCCAGCCACGGCCTGAAATGGATCGAACATAAAGACATGCCCGAAGACGCCGAGCGTGCCTCGATCGCCGAGGCGATCCGCCTGCACACCGAGGTCGTGGGCGAACGCCCGCGCGGTTGGTATACCGGGCGCTGTTCAGAAAACACCGTGCGTCTGGCCGCCGAAGAAGGCGGGTTCGCCTATGTGTCCGACACCTATGACGACGACCTGCCCTATTGGCTGGAAGTCGGCGACTGCGATCAGCTGATTATCCCTTACACTCTGGAAGCCAACGACATGCGTTTCGCCACCGCGCCGGGTTGGGTGACAGGCAACGATTTTGGCCGCTATCTGACCGATGCGTTCGACACGCTCTATGCCGAAGGTGATGCCGGGCGTCCCGCCATGATGACCATCGGTCTGCACTGCCGCCTTGTGGGGCGACCGGGCAAAATCGCAGGTCTGAAACGGTTTATCGATCATATTCAGGCGCATGATGGCGTCTGGACCCCGCGCCGCATCGACATTGCCGAGCATTGGGCGAAAACCCATCCACCCAAACGGTTCGAGCGGCCCAGCCAGATGGACAAGGCGCGGTTCGTGTCGCTTTACGGCTCGATCTTTGAACATTCCCCGTGGATCGCCGAACGCGCGTATGATCTGGAGCTCGGCCCGGCCCATGACAGCGCCGCAGGGGTCCACAACGCGCTTTGCCGCGCCTTCCGCACCGCGTCCGAGGATGAGCGTCTGGGCGTTCTGACCGCTCACCCCGACTTGGCGGGCAAGCTGGCCGCAGCAGGTGAATTGACCGCCGAAAGCACGTCGGAACAGGCAGGCGCGGGTCTGGATTACCTGACCGACGAGGAACGCGAGACCTTCACCAAGCTCAACACCACCTATGTGGACAAGCACGGCTTTCCCTTCATCATCGCGGTGCGCGATCACGACAAGGCGTCCATCCTTGCCAATTTCCACACGCGTATCGACAATGATCGCGACACCGAATTTGCCGAAGCCTGCCGACAGGTCGAACGGATCGCCCAGTTCCGCCTAAGGGACCTGCTGCCGTGA
- the uraH gene encoding hydroxyisourate hydrolase translates to MTGYLTTHVLDTARGCPAEGLEIDLYRIEGDKRIHLRSLTTNDDGRTDEQILPADEFEIGTYELVFHAGAYLDAIGTPPEEPRFLDVVPLRFGMSEPAHYHVPLLLSPFGYSTYRGS, encoded by the coding sequence ATGACCGGATATCTGACCACGCATGTTCTGGACACTGCACGGGGCTGCCCGGCTGAGGGACTTGAGATCGACCTGTATCGCATCGAAGGGGACAAACGCATCCATCTGCGCAGCCTCACGACCAATGATGACGGGCGCACGGACGAGCAAATTCTGCCCGCTGACGAGTTTGAAATCGGCACCTATGAGTTGGTGTTCCATGCAGGCGCGTATCTGGACGCGATCGGCACACCGCCGGAAGAACCGCGTTTCCTGGACGTGGTGCCACTGCGCTTCGGGATGTCCGAGCCCGCGCATTATCACGTGCCGCTGCTGCTTTCGCCGTTTGGCTATTCAACCTATCGCGGCAGCTAG
- a CDS encoding LysR family transcriptional regulator codes for MAYLDNIRTFVRVYELGSMSAAARDLRISAAVASSRISQLEGHLGIRLFQRTTRLLNPTEQGNTFYKGASKILEAVEAAEADISDITRSPRGTLHVAAPIGIAQRFIAPAVPTFREAYPLINIRLRSSDRKLDLAAEGLDAAFFLGVPEDSNLRIRKITDCPRVLCASPDYIKNHGMPTSSDELRTDMHDCLNLRYPGAPEFQWPLQTANGVKRVTVSGPFESDHGEILTSWALDGQGIVLKAVFEISEHLAKGRLVPVLVDEPPLPIQLACLYMHRRRQDPKARLFIDFMVDHIQASMPK; via the coding sequence ATGGCCTATCTGGACAATATCAGAACCTTTGTACGGGTCTATGAATTGGGCAGCATGTCGGCTGCCGCGCGCGATCTGCGCATCTCGGCCGCCGTAGCGTCGTCGCGTATATCGCAGCTTGAGGGGCATCTGGGCATCCGCCTGTTTCAGCGCACCACGCGGCTGCTGAACCCGACGGAACAGGGCAACACCTTCTACAAGGGTGCCAGTAAAATTCTTGAGGCGGTCGAAGCCGCCGAGGCTGACATCAGCGACATCACCCGGTCGCCGCGTGGCACCTTGCACGTGGCCGCACCCATCGGCATCGCGCAACGGTTTATCGCCCCGGCAGTACCGACGTTCAGAGAGGCCTATCCCCTGATCAACATCCGCTTGCGATCCTCGGACCGCAAACTTGATCTGGCCGCCGAGGGTTTGGATGCCGCGTTCTTCTTGGGTGTGCCGGAAGACAGCAATCTGCGCATTCGCAAGATTACCGATTGTCCGCGTGTTCTGTGCGCCTCGCCGGACTATATCAAGAACCACGGCATGCCGACATCCAGCGACGAGTTGCGCACCGATATGCATGATTGCCTGAACCTGCGTTATCCCGGCGCGCCAGAGTTCCAATGGCCGCTGCAAACCGCAAACGGGGTCAAGCGCGTGACGGTTTCCGGCCCATTTGAATCCGATCACGGCGAGATTCTGACCAGTTGGGCACTGGATGGTCAGGGGATCGTTCTGAAAGCAGTGTTCGAAATTTCCGAGCATCTGGCCAAGGGGCGACTGGTGCCGGTGCTGGTCGATGAACCCCCCCTGCCCATTCAGCTGGCCTGTCTTTACATGCACAGGCGCAGGCAAGACCCAAAGGCCCGCCTGTTCATCGATTTCATGGTGGACCACATTCAGGCGTCGATGCCCAAATAG